The genomic region CACAGGATGCCGAATGCTGGCTCTGGAAGCAATGGGTGAACGTGACGCGCATCCGTCAGGACGGTGTGCCAGTGGTGGGCTTCACGTGGTACTCCCTACTCGACCAGATTGATTGGGACATCTCGCTGGCCGAAAAACGTGGCTTTGTGAACCCCTGCGGCCTCTATGACCTCAACCGCAAAATCCGTCCTGTGGGCGAAAGCTACAAGATGCTACTCAAGGAATTCGGCCAGATTACGATGGTACCTCACGGCGAAATCTTCCAGGTGACAAAACGCCCGGCGGAGCTGAAGGTAGAGGTATAAGCCTGTCAGCCAGAGAGTGCGGGAGCAATGCTATTATTCACTCAACTGATGCAATGTCATGTTAGCATAGGCAGCTAGTATATTTGTGCATGACCTTGCAGCAGTTGGAATACATTGTGGCCCTCGACGCGCACCAGCAATTCGTACTGGCCGCCGACAAGTGTTTCGTGACGCAGCCTACCCTGAGCATGCAGGTGCAAAAGCTGGAAGAAGAGCTGGGTGTGCTGCTCTTTGACCGCACCCGCAAAGGGGTAGTGCCTACGGCCGTAGGCGCCAAAGTGATAGAAAAAGCCCGCGAAATTTTGCGCACTTCTCAACAATTGCGCGAGGTAGTGCAGGTGGAAAAGGGGGAGCTGGTAGGCGACTTGCGCCTGGGCATCATCCCTACCCTGGCGCCCTACCTGGTGCCGTTGTTTCTGGTGGAGCTAGTGGAGCGCCACCCCCAATTGCGCGTGCAGGTAGAGGAAATGCAGTCGGCCGACATTATGCAGCGGCTCAAGGAAAACCAGTTGGATGTGGGCTTGCTCGTGACGCCCCTCGACGACCGCCAGCTGCGGGAAATTCCGCTGTTGGAAGAGCCTTTTCTGGGTTACGTATCCGAAGGCCATAGCCTCTATCCACAGGCCACCATCTGTCCCACCGACTTGGGTGCACCAGGCCTCTGGCTGTTGCAGCAAGGCCACTGTTTCCGCCACCAAGTGCTCAATATCTGCTCGCCCTCGCCCGTAGCCGATAGTCAGCCGTTTGCCTACGAAAGCGGCTCCATCGAAACCCTGAAGGAGCTGGTGCGCCGCAACCACGGCTACACGCTGGTGCCGGAACTGTCGGTGCTAAGTGAACTGGACAACCCCATGGTGAAGCGCTTCGAAGCACCCGAGCCGGTACGTGAAATCAGCTTGGTGGTGCACCACGGCTTTGTGCGCCTACCCCTGCTGCACAGCCTGCGCGAGCTAATCCTGGCCAAGGTGCCCGCCCGCCTGCACGCAGGCCAGGCGGGCCGCAAGATCCGGTGGCGGTAGCGCATTCGCCTACCCTACTTCATCTTCACAAACAGCCATACCCCCAGCACCGATACGGCCAGTACCCCCGCTGCCGCTAGCATGGTGATGGCATCGCGCACGTTTTTGCCCAGGCTGCCCACTGCATGGTACTTGTGCAGGAAGGCGAAGCTTAGCCCTTCGTACCGGTCTGCGTTTTCCACCCGCGCTGCCAAGCGGCCGGTAGCTGGCTCCACGTACAGGGCGGTGTTGTGCGGCGTGTGGTAGGCTACTTTCACCACAGGTAAGCGCTTGTTGATGAAGCTATACTCACCCCCAAAGTGGTCTACCAACTCGGTTTCCGTGATGGGTGGCGCTGGCTGCCCATCGGCCTGCTGCATGAAGGCATTGGCCAGTGCCGTGGCGTACTGGGTAGGGGCATTGGGTAGCACCTCGCCAGTGGCGGCGCTGTAGTACGTAACAGATGGCGGCCGCACTGCTTCAATGGGCTGGCCGGTGCTGGCCGGGGTAGGGTGGCCCGCTTCGGCCGGCAGTTCCGTTACCTGATAGTACACCTGGCCGTGGAGCTCCGCCAGTGCCACGTTTTGCACCTGCGCCCAGTTCAAAGGGAGTTGCGTTAGATCGATTGGGAGTTGTGCGGCTGCCAGCATCGGTGCGTGCTGGAAGCGTAGGCGCTCATCGGGCCGTAGCTTCAAAAATGCGTGAAAAGCACCGCTACCGGCAAACGTGAACGTGACAAACGCCACGGCCAGCCCTACCACCCGGTGGTACTTGCGCAGCCAACCCACCGGGTTACTACCTGTGCGGGGCGTACGAAACTTACTCCACAGCAATCCATAAATTAGGAGGCCACTTAGGGTAGAAGCTATGATGATGCCCAGCAGCATCAGCATCACCACCACGCGCACTGTATTGTTAGTTAGCAGTTCCAGCCAGCTCCAACTGTGCAGCAAGCTAAAAAATTGCAGAAATGCTGCCCGGGTAGGATTGTTGAAAGTAGCTAGGCGAGCGGGCATCGTCTCCACATACACCGTGCTTACCCCGGCCCGCGCAAACGTCAGCTTCCAGACCGGCAGCAAGCGGTTGACGAACGGATAATCGAGGGTGAAGTGTGTGATGCGCTCCGCCGACACCAAGCGTGCGGTAGAGTCCTGCGTGAAGTAGCGGGCCAGTTGCTCGGCAAATTGCTGGTCGGCAGCGGCAGGTAGGGCGGCACCAGTGGTAGCGTTGAAGTAGCGGGGTACGGCCGTGGGGCTATCAGCTGTCAATACCTGGTAGGCCGGCTGCTGCTGCCAGCGCACCAAGCGCACAGTACGCAGGTGGGTGAGGTGGTGCTGGGCCAGCACCGCCGTAAGGGGTAGGACCGGGCGTGGGGCAGGCTGCGCGGGCAGCAACTCGTTGGCAATTTTAGGCCGCAGCCAGTTGCTCATCAGCGGGTGCAATAACCCGCTTAGCGTCCAGCAGATGACGGGCAGCAGCGTGAGCAACCCCAGGATGCGGTGCCAGCGGTACATATTGCGCTGGACGTAGCGGCGAACCGGCCCCGTGCGGACCGGCGCCGCTGGGCGTGGCGTGGTAGTTTCCATGGAAATAGGGTTGTAGCTGCCGCCGTTTCGGGCGGCAGTGCACAGGCGTTTATTTCTTACCGATGAAATTGTATTGCACCCCTACCGCCACCGTGCGGGGTGCGCCGGGCGTGTAGGTAGATCGGTCGGTGAGGGCGTTGCCGCGCGTGGCTGCCGTGGCGTAGCGCTCGTTGGTCACGTTCAGCACGTTCACGAACAGCTCCAGCGTTTCGCGCCAGCTATACCCTGCCCGCAGGTTGAGCACGCTCACGCCCTCAGCCCCAAACAGGCCCTTGTCGGCGTAGCGCACCGTGTTTACCTGGTTCTGGTACCAGGCACTGATGCGCTGATATTCAGCAGCCGCCCGCAGACCGGACAGCCACTGGGGCTTGTAGGTCAGCTCGGTATTGGCTACCCAGCGCGGCGCCTGGGGCATTTCTTTGCCGTTCACGTTCTGCACGACATCGGTAGCGCGGGTGCTCAGCACAAATTCCTCGTAGCGATGCACGGCATTGGTACCCCCAAATCGGAAAAACAGTTCTTTGGTCGGCTTGTACGTCAGGCTGTATTCTACGCCCCGGTGAAGGGTTTTGCCGGCGCTTTGGTAGTCGGTGGAGTTATCGGGCTGCCGAATATTGAGCAGCTCGTTGCGCCCATCCAGCTGATACAGGGCCACATCTACGTACACTTTCTCGTCGAGCAGCGAGGCCCACCCACCCACTTCGCGGTTGTAGAAGCGCGCGGGTTGCAGATTGTAGTAGAACTCGGCCGGAGCGCCGGCCGGTGTATTAGGTCGCCGGCGGAAGATGGCCGTCAGGCCAGGCGGCGAGAAGCCCTGCGAGTAGTTGGCGTACAAGCCCCTACCCTTGCCCAGATCGTAGGTGAGGCCCACCTTGGGGGTAGCCTGCTGGTACTGCTTCGAACCGCTAGACTGATCGAGGTAGTTGTCGTACCCAAATGCCAGCCGGTCGAAACGGCCGCCCACAGTGAGTTGCAGCGCCGGTAAGCTGGGCACGGGGTGCAGGTCGAGTTGGGCATACACGGCCGAGTTGCGCAGATCAGTATCGTAATCAGCAATCAGCAGATCGGGGCGGTCAGCGGTGACGGTATATTTCTCCACCGACTTTCTATCGGCCCGCAACTGCGCCGCTAGGTCAATCTGATGGGCATCGTATTGGGTAGGTGAGTAGTCGAAGCTAGCTCCGCCCAATAGCTTTGCCCCCAACCAGTTGAACTGCACACTATGCTGAGCAATGACGCCGTAACTCTTGAAAGCACTCACGTTCACTTCGCCCCGGGCCGTGGGGGCGCCACTAGTCCAACGGATACCGTAGCTGGGGTTTTGCCCAACACGGTTGTCGCGGAAATAGGTGGTTAGCGTGGTGGCGTTGCGGGAGTTCCACTGGTGCTCGGCTGTCAGGCGGGCACGCAGGGCGTAGGTGTTGCGGTACGTGAAATCGGAAGTGGAGCTGTATTCGCGCCGGTAGTACGCCACGCTATCCACCGCGCTACTGGTTTCCGAGTCGTAGTTGTTGTAGGAAACGGCGGCCGTCAGGCGCGTACGGTCGGTGAGCGTATACTCCAGCCGCCCGTTCACCGACTGCTTATCGTAGTCAGACTGCGTTTGCCAGCCGTTGCGCTGCCGGGCCAGGTAGCCGCTCACGTAGGCCCCCAGCTTGGGCGTGAGCATACCGCCGCCCCCAAACTGCACCCGTCGGTAACCATATTGGTCGCCTTGCACACCCACACTAAGAGTAGGCACGCTGGTAGGCCGCTTGGTGAGTAGGTTGATGGCCCCGCCCACGGCCTCTGGCCCGTAGAGCGAAGAGGCCGGCCCCTTCACCACCTCAATGGAGTTGATAGCCAACGGATTGGACTCCAGCAGCGCATTGTGGTTGAACACGCCCATGGGCCGCAGCGGAATCCCATCTTCCAAATACAGAAAGTAGGCACTGGTACCAAACGGCTGCCGGATGCCCATGCCGTGCTGCTCGTTGCCGTAGTTGAGCATCACCACACCAGGCACTTTGTTGATTAGCTCCGTGAGTAGGGTAGGCTTGGTGTCCTGAATAACGGTAGGAGCCAGTTTGCTGATGGCTACCGGCACATCGGTGCGGAGTTGGGCCTCACGGCTGGCTGTTACTACCACCGTTTGCAGGTCTTGCACGGCGGGCGTTAGGCCCACGCGCAGGGCTTTTTCATCGCCCGTCGGCGTGAGGGTGAGCGTTTGATACCCAATGGCCGACACCTGCACCTGCGCCGCGTCGGTGGTGAAGGAGAAAAAGCCGGTGGTGTTGGTGGTAGTCCCTACTTTGCCATCGGTGGTGCGTACGGTGGCGCCCACCAGGGGCTCTTTGGTGGCATCGTCGAACACACGCCCCGATAAGGTACGCTGCGCCAGAGCCACCTGGCTCACGAGCAGAGCCAGGGGTAACACAGAAAAAGCTTTCACAGAGAAAAGAATAGGCTGATGAATAGCCGCTCTCTGCCGGTGGCGCTACCTACAGGGGCACGCCAAAACCAGCTCAGGCCGAGCGGCCGGAACTCACGAAAAACGAGGAGTCATCAGCCCTTCTGCGGGCGGGTAGTCGGGACTGGGATGGTCCCAGCCGTAGGGCTGCACACGCAGTGCGGCGTAACGCAGAGCTACTCCAAACAGGGCGGGCGGCGTGAGTTGCACGGGCAGCACGGCCGTGCAAAACAGGGTGATTTCCTGAAAAGCCTGTTTCTCTCTTAGCGGTTGCTGCTTCTGCTCAGCAGCATCGGCGGCGCGTAGCTGCTTGGCTAGGTGGCATTTGCCATTGCACTGCAGTTGCGGCTTGTCGCGGTTGATGCACAATACCTGGGCTACGTAGTCGCGGTTCAGCCACCATTTTGCCACAATACCCAACCGCCCGGCACAGTGCACCGAAAGCGACATGAGCAGTAAAATGGCGATGGTTTGACGCATACAACGGCCCGGTTGAAGTACCGGCAGCACGGCGCAAAGGAACAAGCGAAACGCCGAAGCACCAAACAAAACAGTTTCTAGTTAGACCTAATGAAACTGTTTTCATTCGCGCGATGCGTTTGCTAGTCTCTCCTACCTTTGCTTATGCGTTCGTCCCGCCTACGTTTTTTCCTTGATTGGCTGCCGTGGCTGGTGCTAGCGGCCGTGGTCTGTATTCCGGCCCTGCGCGTGCCGGTGGTGGGCACTTTGCAACGCGGCTTGCTGGCTACCGGCATCATGCGCCCTACCCTGCCCGAAACGTCACCCGCTGCACCGGCTCAACCCACTACCGCTACGGGCGCCGTGCCCTACCCTGATGTGCCCCTACTCACGCTCGACGGCCGCCCTACCAACCTGCGTGCTTTGCGTGGCAAGGTGGTTTTTCTGAATTTGTGGGCCACGTGGTGCCCACCGTGCGTGGCCGAGTTGCCGAGCATTCAGGCACTGGCGGCACGGGTAGATACGCAGCGCGTAGCCTTTGCGCTGGTGTCGCTGGATCGGCAGCCACGCCGCGCGCAAGTGTTTGCGCGGCGGCAGGGACTTACGCTGCCCATCTACTTCCCGGCCGCTCCCCTACCCGCCCCGTTCGAGACAGACGCCATACCCGCCACTTTCGTGGTCACACCCGACGGCCGCGTGGATTTCCGCCACGAAGGCATGGCCGATTATGACTCCCCGAAAGTGAAGTCATACTTGGAGGGGCTAGCTCAACCGTAGCGACGTTACAAAAGCCAGCGCTTTGCACGTAGTTGTCGTACACAGGCGGAGTCGTCACACAGGCGGCTGCTAATCGTTGCGCAATGGCTCCCTCTTCTCATCCTACCCTTGTTTACCTGCATTATTGGGCAGGCAGCAGCCACGCCTGGCAGGGCGTAGCCGCTGCGCTCGGCCCCGAGTATCCTTCCCTGGCGCCCGACTTAGGTGGGTTTGGCGGATCACCTGCGCCAGCCGGCGGCTACTCTGTGGATGCCTACGCCGATTCAGTAGCCGCGTATATCAAAGACAAACAATTAACGCGCTACGTACTGGTGGGCCATAGCATGGGCGGCAAAATTGCGCTAGCGCTGGCAGCACGACAGCCCACTGGTCTGGCAGGCGTGGCGTTGTTGTCGCCCTCGCCACCTACCGCCGAGCCCATGACTGAGCAGGACCGCCAGGATAGCCTAAAGGCCTACGGCAAGCCTGCCGAGGCCGAAAAAACCTTTCATACCATCACAGCCCGGCCGCAGTCGCCGACCAACAAGGAGCTGATTATCCAGGACAACCTACGCAGCAGCAAGGGTGCCTGGGATGCCTGGCTGCTACACGGCAGCCGCGAGAATATTGCGGCCCGCATGTGCGACGTGCAGGTACCTTGCGCCATCATCGCCGGCGACCAGGACCAGATTATGTCGCCCTCGGTGCACGGCCTGGAAACCCTACCTCTGCTACCCGACGATACTCCCCTGGAAATCATTGGCGGCGCCGGTCACCTGCTTCCCTACGATGCCCCAGCGGAAGTAGCCGATTTACTGAGTGATTTCGTTTCGCGCCTACCTTTGCGGTAGACAGCACCAGCAGGACGGCCTTTTCCCTACCCTTACCTATCCCTCTTCATGCAGAACTTCACCTCCTTCGCCGATGCGGGCGACTACAAAGCCCTCCTCGCCAAGGCGCTCGAAATCAAGCAGAATCCATACGGCTATCAGCACATCGGTAAGAATAAGACCGTAGGGCTGATTTTCTTCAATCCCAGCCTACGCACCCGCCTGAGCAGCGTAAAAGCCGCCTACAACCTGGGCGCGCAAGCCTGGGTACTAAACGCCGGCGCCGACTCTTGGACGCTGGAAATGGCCGATGGCGCCGTGATGAACGGTGGCACCCAGGAGCATATTAAGGAGGCCATTGCCGTGATGAGTCAGTACTGCGATGTACTGGGCGTGCGCACCTTCCCTACCCTAAAGGACCGCGAGGAAGACTACAACGAGGTGGTGTTCAAGAAGATTATGCAGTATGCTACCGTGCCCGTGGTGAGCCTGGAAAGCGCTACGCTGCACCCCTTGCAGTCGTTTGCCGACCTGATTACCGTAGCCGAGCACAAGCAGAAGGAGCGCGTGAAAGTGGTCCTGACCTGGGCTCCGCACGTGCGCGCCCTACCTCAATGCGTACCCAATTCCTTTGCCGACTGGTTTTCGGAGATTGACTGGGTTGATTTCGTGATTACCCACCCCGAGGGCTACGAACTAGACCCCAAGTTCACAAAAGGCGCCCGTATCGAGTACGACCAACAGAAAGCCCTGGAAGGTGCCGACTTCGTGCAGGCCAAAAACTGGAGCAGCTACCAAAATTACGGTCAGGTCATCAGCAACGACCCCAGTTGGATGCTCACGCCCGAGCACATGGCCGGTACCAACGACGCCAAGTTCTTGCATTGCCTACCCGTGCGCCGCAACGTAGAAGTATCAGACGCTATCCTGGATTCACCCAACTCCTTGGTCATCCAAGAAGCCGGCAACCGCGTCTTCTCCATGCAAACCGTGTTGCACGAGTTATTGAAATAGCGAAGTGGTGAGTTTGTGAAGTTGTGAATGCAAAAATGCCTGTCATCCTGAGCTCCGCTCAGGATGACAGGCATTTTTGCATTCACAACTTCACAAACTCACCACTTCACCACCTACAGCGGATCGGCGGTTACTTTGAAACGAGAGTCAGCGCGGATGGTGATGTCGCGGGTAATGGCTTTGGCAATGGTGGCCTTGGTAGTCAGCGTGTAGCTATCGGCTTTGATGTAGCTGTCGAGCTTGGCTTTGGTTGGTGTGAGGGCGATGCTCTGCACACCCTTGGGCACATTGCTAAGCGAAGCCAGCAGAATTTGGTCGTTGCCATTGCCGGTGCTGATGTAGATTTCGATGCTGCGCAAAAAATCGAAGTTCTCGCTGTTTGGGTCGGCAATCGTAAGCGCAAGCCGGTCCAGGCTGACGTCCTTCACCAGATCAGCGCGGGTGTTATTGTTCTTAAACTTGGAGGACGACTGCGTGGGCACCGCCACCGGTGACAATGGGGCGGCTACCCCTACCGGAAAGCTGGACGCAATCTTGATGTTTTGACTATCATCAAAGTAGAAGGTCAACAGTTTGTCAATCTCCTTGCAGCCAACGACAAACAGACCTAGAAACAGGGTAGCGAGTAACAGGACTTTTTTCATGTAAGTTGAATTTTGTCCGGAACCTACGCAACCACTACGCCAAACAGATTGCCCGTTTCACCCCCGCCCGAAATTATTTTGGGCACTCCTCCCGGGTCAGCTGCTCATTGATGACAATGCCAGCTTTGGAGCCCTCAGCTGCTGCCATAATTGCCTGTTGCTGACCGGGCGTAAGGTCACCGGTAGCGTAAAGACCGGCTACGGATGTCTGCTGTTTTTTATCGACCCACACGGCACCTTTCTTAGTGAAGCGGCATCCCAGCTGCTCGGCAAATGGAGCGCGCTGGTGCTGGGGCGCATGCAGAAAGAGCGCATGGCATTCTAGCGGCTCACCCGTTTCAAATTCTACGCAACGCAGCATACCATCAGGCCTACCCACCAACTGGCGCACGCATTCCTCGCGCACGTCAATACCCTGTTGGCGCAGGCGCCGCCGGGCATTTTCGGTAAGGTGGCCCGGCCCGTCGGTGCACACCGTTATATGGCTCGACCACCGGCTGACCAGCAGCGCTAGCCCCGTAACAGTTTTGCCGCGGCCGTAGATAGCCAGCGGCTGGTTGCGCACTTCCCAGCCGTGGCAGTAAGGGCAGTGCAGCACGCCCCTACCCCAAAACTCGCGCATACCATCCAGAGGGGGCAACTCATCCTCCACACCCGTGGCTAGTATCACCTTGCGCGCCGTTGCCACGGTGGTGCGGTTGGCCTCAGTGTTAGCCTCTACCCGAAAATGGCCGTCTTCTTTCTTGATGGCCGTTACGCGCAGCTCGCGCACCTCCACCGAGTCGTAGGGCGTGAGCTGACTGCGGCCTATGCGCAACAGCTCCGTGGGGGCGGTGCAGTCGCGCGTGAAGAAGCCTTGCACGGCGGGCGAGGTCACGTTGCGCGGGGCGCCGGCATCACATACCAACACGCGGCGCATACTACGCCCCAGTATCAGCGCCGCACTCAGGCCGGCACTACCGGCACCCACAATCACCACATCATAGTCGGTAGAAGTTAGCAGCTGGCGGGCTGGGCGTACGGTGGCAATGGTTGGCTTCATGAAACAAATAAAATAACGCCTTGCTTTCCGGCAGCGCAATGGCGTTGGCATATCCGCAGGAGCGGACAACGCACAAAAAAGCTCTCCCAGCAGGAAGAGCTCTATGTACCGATGTTTCGGTTAATTAGTTTTTGAAGATACACGTAGCGCAGCCACTGCTTATTGGTTCCTATAGTAGCAGACTCGCGCCTAGCTGTTGACCGACAGTCCTACCCACAGCTAAAACAAAAGGCCTCTCCAGTCGGAGAGGCCTTTTGTTTTAGCAGAAGCGTTAGCCCAAGGCTTATTGCTTCACCAGACGCAGCACATGGCGCCCGTTGGTGCCTTGCACCAGTACCACGTACGTGCCTACTGGTAGCTGCTGCACGTCCAGCGACGACTCCAGGCCACCGCTCACCGAGTAGCTGGCTACCGTGCGGCCGGCCATGTCTACTACGCTTACCTGGTAGCTACCAGCTGCCAGACCGCGCAGATCCAGCGTAGTACGCGTGGTGGTGGGGTTCGGGTACAGGGTAGGCGCCTGGGCTACTACCTCGCCCGTGAACACCACCGTGCGTACTGGCGACAGCGACTCCGTACCGTCCTGGTCTACCTGACGCAGGCGGTAGTACACTGTGCCGGTGTGTGGCACTTTGGCATCTACCAGCCCGTACACATGGGCCTGGCTGGTGCTACCCTGTCCGGCCACCCGACCTACTGCCGTGAAAGCCGAGCCATCGAAAGAGCGCTCTACTACGAAGTAGGCGTTGTTCTTCTCCGAGGCTGTGCTCCAGCTCAGCACAGCGTTCTGCTGTACTCGCTGCACTGAGAAGGCCACCAACTCAACCGGCAGCGGATTCACTCCAATGCCGAAGGTTTCTACCACCGTGTTAGTACCACCATTCACATCCGTGGTGGTGATGCTCACGGAGTAGGTGCCGGACCGCAGCTTGGTACGGTCTGCCACGAACAGCTGACCAGTAGCAGGATTCAAACCGATACCCAGGGCATCCAACTGCGCAGCGGTCAGCGACGACGAACCCGCGACAACAGCATTGGTACCCGTCGAAGCCAAACCGTTGCTGGCACCGGCGAGCAGCGCGCCTGTGGTAGCGTTGTATACCAGTGCCGAGCCACCTGTAGCTGGCGTCACGTAGCGCGCGCCGTTGGTGTCGATGATATACGTCAGCACGTCACCGTTCTGGTAGGGGCCACTGCCGCCAATACCTTTGGTTGGCGTAGCCGCGTAGGCCGAGTTGACGTCGGAGCCTACCTGAATCGTGTACTGCGCTACGTTTGAGGTAGCAGGTACCGTGGCATTGTCAACAGCCGTGTAGCTGAAGATGGCATTGCCCACAAACCCGGTAGCGGGTAGGAAGCGCAGCTGGCTGGCCTGAGTAGCAGTCAGAACGGTTGCCGTTGTAACCGGCGTCACACCATCGGCCAGGTACAACGTACCTGTGGCGGCAGCCGGCAGTTCCGTTACCCGGTAGGTCAGCGTAGTATTGCCATCTGCATCAGCAGCTGCCAGCGGTGAGATAAACAGCGCCGAGGTAGCCGTGTTGCCTTCCGGCGACTGCAGACTGTTCACCACGTTGTAGGCCACCGGAGCACGGTTGGCAATTGTTGTCACGCTAGCCGAATTGTTGTTCGGGTTCGTGTCAATGCTCGAGGTCACAGCACCTGCTACTGTTACCGACGTGGCCGTAGCCGGCGTCGTGAACGATACGTAGTTGGTAACGGCATTGACCGATCCGGCAGCCAGCGAAGCAACCGTTGGGAAGGTAATAACGATGTTGCTACCCGACACAGTAGTGGTGCTACCAGCCGGGAACGTCAGGTCCGTTACCGTATTGGGTACCGTTACGGTCTGCACCACGGTGGTGGCAGGCGACGTGCCGAGGTTGGAAGTCGTCACGGCATAGGTCACTTTCGAGCCAGGCGCGGCCGATACCGGACCACTCACACTAGTCGTGGCATTCGCCTGCGACGTCACGTTCACTGTGGCCAGCGCCGTGTTGTTCGCGAGCACTCCATCAGAAGTTGCAGAGGTAACAGATGCCACTGCATTCACCGGACCCGAAGCCGGCGCCGCGAAGCTTACACTGTACGTACCAGGTACAGTAGCACCACTAGCAACAGATGTCACAGCGGGGAACGTTACGATGCCCGTTGTGCCGTTGTAGGTACCTGCACCAGCACTTACGTTGCTCAGACCAGGTATGAGCACAATCTGTGGTACCACATTGGTAGCCGTGCCGGTACCCGCATTGCTGAAGGTAGCCGTCAAAGTGGTGTTTGCACCGGCATTCACTGTTGCCGTAGCCGGCGTGAACGATACCACGCGCAGGTCAGCGGTGGTAGCGGTAGCGGCTGCTGGCGTAGTTGCTACGCTGGCGTAGTTGTTATCCAGGTTGGTATCGTAGCTGGTCGTTGTTACACGTGCTACGCCATTCAGCTGGGCCACATCGGGCATCACTACGGCTACCTCATTGGCAATGCTGCTACCGCTGGGCAGCGTGCTCATCGTTGGGAAGGTCACCAGACCTGTAGTGTTATCATATGTGCCCGTACCGGAGCCGGCCGGGAACGTTACGTTAGTTGCACCCAGGCCAGCGGGAAGTTGCAGCGTAGGCACTACACCAGTAGCGGCTGCCGCCCCATTGTTGGTGGTGCTTACTACGTAGAGCACCTGGTTGCCTACCACTGCCGAAGCTGGTGCCGTAGCGCTGACAATTACATCTGCAGCGGGTGTCACCGTAGTGGTTACCGTTGCCGTATTGTTGGCAATGGCCGTTTCGCTGGTGCTCGTGCTTACCGAAGCCACAGCGCTGAAGCTGGCCATGCTGCTTGGGGCCGAGAACGTGATGGTATTCGTCTGGCTGAAGCCCATCGACAGCGCATCAACGTAGCTGATTGTCAGAATACCCGTTGTAGCGTTGTAAACTGTTGAGCTAGCAGTTACATTATTCAGCATCACGTCGGTTAGACCAGCAGGCAACTGCACCCGCTCTACTACGTTGCTGGCTGGAGCCTGACCATTGTTGGCCGTTGTCACGGTATAGGTCAGCAGTTGTCCAGGCAGAGCCGAGGTAGGGCCAGCCAGAGTGGTAGCCACATCGGCAAGAGGCGTTACAGTTACTCTGGTCTGCGCTACGTTGTCGGAAGCTGTCAACTCAGGGCTGGTAGTAGTGACGGTAGCCGTTGCCAGCACTGTCCCTTGCTGCGGCGCGTTGAACGCTACAGT from Hymenobacter aerilatus harbors:
- a CDS encoding alpha/beta fold hydrolase — protein: MAPSSHPTLVYLHYWAGSSHAWQGVAAALGPEYPSLAPDLGGFGGSPAPAGGYSVDAYADSVAAYIKDKQLTRYVLVGHSMGGKIALALAARQPTGLAGVALLSPSPPTAEPMTEQDRQDSLKAYGKPAEAEKTFHTITARPQSPTNKELIIQDNLRSSKGAWDAWLLHGSRENIAARMCDVQVPCAIIAGDQDQIMSPSVHGLETLPLLPDDTPLEIIGGAGHLLPYDAPAEVADLLSDFVSRLPLR
- a CDS encoding N-acetylornithine carbamoyltransferase, with protein sequence MQNFTSFADAGDYKALLAKALEIKQNPYGYQHIGKNKTVGLIFFNPSLRTRLSSVKAAYNLGAQAWVLNAGADSWTLEMADGAVMNGGTQEHIKEAIAVMSQYCDVLGVRTFPTLKDREEDYNEVVFKKIMQYATVPVVSLESATLHPLQSFADLITVAEHKQKERVKVVLTWAPHVRALPQCVPNSFADWFSEIDWVDFVITHPEGYELDPKFTKGARIEYDQQKALEGADFVQAKNWSSYQNYGQVISNDPSWMLTPEHMAGTNDAKFLHCLPVRRNVEVSDAILDSPNSLVIQEAGNRVFSMQTVLHELLK
- a CDS encoding PepSY domain-containing protein, with amino-acid sequence METTTPRPAAPVRTGPVRRYVQRNMYRWHRILGLLTLLPVICWTLSGLLHPLMSNWLRPKIANELLPAQPAPRPVLPLTAVLAQHHLTHLRTVRLVRWQQQPAYQVLTADSPTAVPRYFNATTGAALPAAADQQFAEQLARYFTQDSTARLVSAERITHFTLDYPFVNRLLPVWKLTFARAGVSTVYVETMPARLATFNNPTRAAFLQFFSLLHSWSWLELLTNNTVRVVVMLMLLGIIIASTLSGLLIYGLLWSKFRTPRTGSNPVGWLRKYHRVVGLAVAFVTFTFAGSGAFHAFLKLRPDERLRFQHAPMLAAAQLPIDLTQLPLNWAQVQNVALAELHGQVYYQVTELPAEAGHPTPASTGQPIEAVRPPSVTYYSAATGEVLPNAPTQYATALANAFMQQADGQPAPPITETELVDHFGGEYSFINKRLPVVKVAYHTPHNTALYVEPATGRLAARVENADRYEGLSFAFLHKYHAVGSLGKNVRDAITMLAAAGVLAVSVLGVWLFVKMK
- a CDS encoding TlpA family protein disulfide reductase; amino-acid sequence: MRSSRLRFFLDWLPWLVLAAVVCIPALRVPVVGTLQRGLLATGIMRPTLPETSPAAPAQPTTATGAVPYPDVPLLTLDGRPTNLRALRGKVVFLNLWATWCPPCVAELPSIQALAARVDTQRVAFALVSLDRQPRRAQVFARRQGLTLPIYFPAAPLPAPFETDAIPATFVVTPDGRVDFRHEGMADYDSPKVKSYLEGLAQP
- a CDS encoding hydrogen peroxide-inducible genes activator encodes the protein MTLQQLEYIVALDAHQQFVLAADKCFVTQPTLSMQVQKLEEELGVLLFDRTRKGVVPTAVGAKVIEKAREILRTSQQLREVVQVEKGELVGDLRLGIIPTLAPYLVPLFLVELVERHPQLRVQVEEMQSADIMQRLKENQLDVGLLVTPLDDRQLREIPLLEEPFLGYVSEGHSLYPQATICPTDLGAPGLWLLQQGHCFRHQVLNICSPSPVADSQPFAYESGSIETLKELVRRNHGYTLVPELSVLSELDNPMVKRFEAPEPVREISLVVHHGFVRLPLLHSLRELILAKVPARLHAGQAGRKIRWR
- a CDS encoding TonB-dependent receptor; protein product: MKAFSVLPLALLVSQVALAQRTLSGRVFDDATKEPLVGATVRTTDGKVGTTTNTTGFFSFTTDAAQVQVSAIGYQTLTLTPTGDEKALRVGLTPAVQDLQTVVVTASREAQLRTDVPVAISKLAPTVIQDTKPTLLTELINKVPGVVMLNYGNEQHGMGIRQPFGTSAYFLYLEDGIPLRPMGVFNHNALLESNPLAINSIEVVKGPASSLYGPEAVGGAINLLTKRPTSVPTLSVGVQGDQYGYRRVQFGGGGMLTPKLGAYVSGYLARQRNGWQTQSDYDKQSVNGRLEYTLTDRTRLTAAVSYNNYDSETSSAVDSVAYYRREYSSTSDFTYRNTYALRARLTAEHQWNSRNATTLTTYFRDNRVGQNPSYGIRWTSGAPTARGEVNVSAFKSYGVIAQHSVQFNWLGAKLLGGASFDYSPTQYDAHQIDLAAQLRADRKSVEKYTVTADRPDLLIADYDTDLRNSAVYAQLDLHPVPSLPALQLTVGGRFDRLAFGYDNYLDQSSGSKQYQQATPKVGLTYDLGKGRGLYANYSQGFSPPGLTAIFRRRPNTPAGAPAEFYYNLQPARFYNREVGGWASLLDEKVYVDVALYQLDGRNELLNIRQPDNSTDYQSAGKTLHRGVEYSLTYKPTKELFFRFGGTNAVHRYEEFVLSTRATDVVQNVNGKEMPQAPRWVANTELTYKPQWLSGLRAAAEYQRISAWYQNQVNTVRYADKGLFGAEGVSVLNLRAGYSWRETLELFVNVLNVTNERYATAATRGNALTDRSTYTPGAPRTVAVGVQYNFIGKK